A single Bosea sp. PAMC 26642 DNA region contains:
- a CDS encoding ABC transporter permease has product MAGKTETVAGKSWAHHGVRWGKLLWRELTTVAITIFGLLLITFFIARVIPIDPVLAVVGDNARPDVYENARIALGLDKPLWQQFAVYVGKVFTGDLGRSVLTSNTVVDDIRRVFPATLELATLGTLIGCLLGIPLGVLAAVYQGRWPDQVARVIGLFGYSIPVFWLGLMGLLLFYAKLGWVGGPGRAGVAFQDLVTPITGILVIDSAIEGDWEAFRDAWSHLILPSAVLGILSVAYISRMTRSFMITELQQQYVIAARVKGLSEFRVVWRHAMHNAFVPLVTVIAVSYMHLLEGSVLTETIFAWPGLGRYLTHSLLNADMNAVLGGTLVIGAVFIGVNLLSDMLGRLVDPRTR; this is encoded by the coding sequence ATGGCGGGCAAGACGGAGACGGTGGCGGGCAAAAGCTGGGCGCACCATGGCGTGCGCTGGGGTAAGCTGCTCTGGCGCGAGCTAACCACGGTCGCGATCACCATCTTCGGCCTGCTGCTGATCACCTTCTTCATCGCCCGCGTCATCCCGATCGACCCTGTGCTCGCGGTGGTCGGCGACAATGCCCGTCCCGACGTTTACGAGAACGCCCGCATCGCGCTCGGCCTCGACAAGCCGCTCTGGCAGCAATTCGCTGTTTATGTCGGCAAGGTCTTCACCGGCGATCTCGGCCGCTCGGTCCTGACCTCCAACACCGTGGTCGACGACATCAGGCGCGTCTTCCCGGCGACGTTGGAACTCGCGACGTTGGGCACCCTGATCGGCTGCCTGCTTGGCATTCCGCTCGGCGTGCTGGCTGCGGTCTACCAGGGCCGCTGGCCTGATCAGGTCGCACGCGTCATCGGCCTGTTCGGCTATTCGATCCCGGTCTTCTGGCTCGGGCTGATGGGTTTGCTGCTGTTTTATGCCAAGCTCGGCTGGGTCGGCGGGCCGGGCCGCGCCGGCGTCGCCTTTCAGGATCTGGTCACGCCGATCACCGGCATTCTGGTGATCGACTCCGCGATCGAGGGCGATTGGGAGGCGTTCCGCGACGCCTGGTCCCATCTCATCTTGCCCTCGGCCGTGCTCGGCATCCTCAGCGTCGCCTATATCAGCCGGATGACGCGCAGCTTCATGATCACCGAGTTGCAGCAGCAATACGTCATCGCGGCCCGCGTGAAGGGCCTCTCTGAATTCCGCGTCGTCTGGCGTCACGCCATGCACAACGCCTTCGTGCCGCTGGTGACGGTGATCGCCGTCTCCTACATGCACCTGCTCGAAGGCTCGGTGCTGACCGAGACGATCTTCGCCTGGCCGGGACTGGGCCGCTATCTCACCCACTCCCTGCTCAACGCCGACATGAATGCCGTGCTCGGCGGCACGCTGGTGATCGGTGCCGTCTTCATCGGCGTCAACCTGCTGTCCGACATGCTCGGCCGGCTGGTCGATCCCCGGACGCGATGA
- the nikC gene encoding nickel transporter permease encodes MTTWTDYLLTDSPESRRQARLGQMYRKWLAFRRNPLAMVGLAIIVALLLVAAFAPLIAPFDPLAQNLDRRLLPPSSGNFFGTDSLGRDIFSRIVYGTRVTLVIVLLVVVTVGPIGLLIGAASGYLGGWVDRLLMRITDVFLAFPRLVLALAFVAALGPGLENAVIAIAITAWPPYARVARAETLIIRQQDYIAAIRLQGASQWRIVWKHVVPMCLPSLIVRTTLDMAGIILIAAGLGFLGLGAQPPIPEWGAMISAGREQIFDQWWVATFPGLAICIVALGFNLLGDGLRDVMDAR; translated from the coding sequence ATGACCACCTGGACCGACTATCTCCTCACCGATTCCCCTGAGTCGCGGCGCCAGGCCCGCCTCGGCCAGATGTATCGGAAATGGCTCGCCTTCCGGCGCAATCCCCTGGCGATGGTCGGGCTTGCCATCATCGTCGCGCTGTTGCTGGTCGCCGCCTTCGCGCCGCTGATCGCGCCCTTCGATCCGCTGGCGCAGAATCTCGACCGTCGTCTGCTGCCGCCGTCCTCGGGCAATTTCTTCGGCACCGACTCGCTCGGCCGCGACATCTTCAGCCGCATCGTCTACGGCACCCGCGTCACGCTGGTGATCGTGCTGCTCGTCGTCGTAACGGTCGGCCCGATCGGCCTTCTGATCGGCGCGGCCTCTGGCTATCTCGGCGGTTGGGTCGACCGGCTGCTGATGCGCATCACCGACGTCTTTCTCGCCTTTCCCCGGCTCGTGCTGGCTCTGGCTTTCGTCGCCGCGCTCGGTCCCGGTCTGGAAAACGCCGTCATCGCCATCGCGATCACGGCCTGGCCGCCCTATGCCCGCGTCGCCCGTGCCGAGACGCTGATCATCCGCCAGCAGGACTATATCGCGGCGATCCGCCTGCAGGGCGCCTCGCAATGGCGCATCGTCTGGAAGCATGTCGTGCCGATGTGCCTGCCCTCGCTGATCGTGCGGACGACGCTCGATATGGCCGGCATCATCCTGATCGCGGCGGGCCTCGGCTTCCTGGGCCTCGGTGCCCAGCCCCCGATCCCGGAATGGGGCGCGATGATCTCGGCCGGCCGCGAGCAGATCTTCGACCAGTGGTGGGTCGCGACCTTCCCGGGTCTGGCGATCTGCATCGTCGCGCTCGGCTTCAACCTGCTCGGCGACGGCCTGCGCGACGTCATGGATGCCAGGTGA
- a CDS encoding ABC transporter ATP-binding protein — translation MREQNDTNQSEQPLLELDNLRVDFHTPTGIVHAVRGLSFTLGRERLGIVGESGSGKSMTGRAILDLIPYPGEVRADRLVYRGQNLLTMDKRTRRKLRGRHISMVMQDPKFSLNPVQTVGEQIAEAYRVHHKASAKEAKQRSLAMLEQVQIREPARVYDLYPHEVSGGMGQRVMIAMMLIAEPDILIADEPTSALDVTVQLQILKILDDLVTSRGMGLIFISHDLHLVQSFCDRVIVMYGGKAMETLPAAELADESARARRHPYTLGLLGCLPDLDHPKGKLATLTRDPAWLA, via the coding sequence ATGCGCGAACAAAACGATACCAACCAGAGCGAACAGCCCCTCCTCGAACTCGACAATCTCCGCGTCGATTTCCACACGCCCACCGGCATCGTCCATGCGGTGCGCGGGCTTTCCTTCACGCTGGGCCGCGAGCGGCTCGGCATCGTCGGCGAATCCGGCTCGGGCAAGTCGATGACCGGACGCGCCATCCTCGATCTGATCCCTTATCCCGGCGAGGTCCGGGCCGACCGCCTGGTCTATCGCGGGCAGAATCTGCTCACGATGGACAAGCGCACGCGCCGCAAGCTCCGCGGCCGCCACATCTCCATGGTGATGCAGGACCCGAAATTCTCGCTCAACCCGGTCCAGACTGTCGGCGAGCAGATCGCCGAGGCTTATCGCGTCCACCACAAGGCGAGTGCGAAAGAGGCCAAGCAGCGCAGCCTCGCCATGCTGGAACAGGTGCAGATCCGCGAGCCCGCCCGCGTCTACGATCTGTATCCGCACGAAGTCTCCGGCGGCATGGGCCAGCGCGTCATGATCGCGATGATGCTGATCGCCGAACCCGACATCCTGATCGCCGACGAGCCGACCTCCGCGCTCGACGTCACCGTCCAGCTCCAGATCCTCAAGATCCTCGACGATCTTGTCACCAGCCGCGGCATGGGACTGATCTTCATCAGCCACGATTTGCATCTGGTGCAGTCCTTCTGCGACCGCGTCATCGTGATGTATGGCGGCAAGGCGATGGAGACGCTGCCGGCAGCCGAACTCGCGGACGAGAGCGCCCGCGCCCGACGCCATCCCTATACGCTGGGCCTGCTCGGCTGCCTGCCCGATCTCGACCACCCCAAGGGCAAGCTCGCGACCCTGACCCGAGACCCGGCATGGCTGGCATGA